One region of Trichosurus vulpecula isolate mTriVul1 chromosome 1, mTriVul1.pri, whole genome shotgun sequence genomic DNA includes:
- the LOC118856512 gene encoding MAPK-interacting and spindle-stabilizing protein-like, protein MSDEFSLADALPEHSPAKNSTVSGTKPGQPPQAWPGSNPWNNPSAPPSVPSGLPPSASPSSVPFGPTPTGIYPSVPAGPPPGPPAPFPPSGPSCPPPGGPYPTPSVPGPGPTGPYPTPNMPFPELPRPYGPYPTPPQAPTTAPPIPWGAVPPGAWGPPAPAPFPAPMGSYPAPGLYLTPNNPFQVPSGPTGAPPMPGGHHSYH, encoded by the coding sequence ATGTCTGATGAATTTTCATTGGCAGATGCTCTACCAGAACATTCGCCTGCAAAAAATTCTACTGTGAGCGGTACAAAACCTGGTCAACCACCACAGGCTTGGCCAGGTTCCAATCCTTGGAATAACCCAAGTGCTCCACCTTCTGTGCCATCTGGACTTCCACCAAGTGCATCACCCTCCAGTGTGCCTTTTGGACCTACACCCACAGGAATATATCCTTCAGTGCCTGCTGGACCACCCCCTGGACCGCCAGCACCCTTTCCTCCCTCTGGACCATCTTGTCCTCCACCTGGTGGTCCTTATCCAACTCCATCTGTGCCAGGTCCTGGCCCTACAGGGCCATATCCTACACCAAATATGCCTTTTCCAGAGCTTCCAAGACCATATGGGCCGTATCCTACTCCTCCTCAAGCACCGACAACAGCACCACCTATTCCATGGGGAGCTGTCCCACCTGGAGCATGGGGACCACCTGCGCCAGCTCCATTCCCGGCACCTATGGGATCATATCCTGCGCCAGGACTCTATCTTACTCCTAATAATCCTTTTCAAGTGCCTTCTGGACCTACTGGTGCTCCACCAATGCCTGGTGGTCACCATTCTTACCATTGA